The nucleotide window CAAACGTCATTCTTACTGTCCCTTGCTTTCAGAATAGCAAATATGGTCGCTTTTGGGGCGTAAAAGAACGGTCAAATCAAACCATTAAACTGTCTAGGAAAAACAGTGGCTAAAGCGCAAGATAACTGGGCCGATTGGATAGGCGACTTGTGCAAAGAAAAGTGTCGACTTGTGCAGAGTGAAAAGGCGCGCCACATTTTGTTGCCTGCCACACACCGCAAGACCACAACGCGCAAGACAGACCGGTCTCGCTGTTAGCAACCGATGCAAAGGTCAAATTTGTGGAAGAAAAAAAGAGAGATGGCGCGCCCGAAAGGATTCGAACCTCTGACCCCCAGATTCGTAGTCTGGTGCTCTATCCAGCTGAGCTACGGGCGCTTCCCTCGTTGCCGGCTCGTTTGTGCTCGGCAAGTGAGGCTGTTGTCTAATCCCTATTGACCGACTTGGCAAGGGCGTTTGCGTTTTTATTTCACTTTTTTAACAGCGTAGCTTTTGCCTGTGAAAAGAGACGCCGTTTGTTGCCCGGTGCATCACGGCAAACGGCGCAAGGAAAGCCAATGGCGCCATACGCAGTATCAGGATCAGCTTCGCCTTTGCCAGCTATCCGTTTGCCACATATGCGTAAATGCCTCCCGATAGGTCGGATAGCGCAGAACGCCGCCGATCAGTTCGTGCAGGCGGATGTTGCTGCAGCGCTTGTTCTCGCCGTAGAAGCTGCGGGCCATCGGGGTCATCTCCGCTTCCTTGAATGATTGCTCCTGCGGGCGTGGCAGGCCCATCAGGTCGGCGCAGAAATAGATGACCTCCTGCGGCGCGGCCGGTTCGTCATCCACGACATTGAGAATGCCCCTGTGGCGCCGTCTGGCGGCTATGGAAACGGCAAGAGCGATGTCATCAACATGAATGCGGTTGAACATCTGGCCGGGCTTGTTGATGGCGCGGCAGGTGCCTGCATCAAGCTTGATCATCTGGTTCCGTCCCGGACCATAGATGCCTGCCAGTCGGTAGATACCGAGAGGGACATCGATCTCGGCAGCCAGCGCCTGCCATGCGGCTTCGGCCGCGACCCGCTGGACCGAGCGGCTCGACACCGGGCGACAGTCCGTCTCCTCATCGACCCAGACCCCATTGTGGTCGCCATAGACCCCGACGGTGGACAGATAGCCGATCCAGCGCAGTGACGGCATGGCCGTGAGTTCGGCCCACAAGCTGTTGAGCACCGGATCCCCATCCGCATCCGGCGCGATGGACACCAGAACATGGGTCGCTTCGGCCAATGTCGCTTTCAACTGGTCTGAGGGCGCCTTACCGTCGAACAGGATCGCCTCGACGTCGTCGACGCGCATGGCGTCAGCCTTGCTTTCAGATCGGGTGGTTGCGGCAATCCAGTCGCATTCGGAGGACAACTCCCGTGCAATCGCCCGAGCGCTATAGCCATATCCGAAGATAAACAGTTTCATTGTGCCATTCCTTTCAGCGCCAATTGCCACTCTTCCTTTACATCAGGATCCTGTTCTGGACCACCTAGGTCTTTTGCCAGTTGGGCAAAGTCCTGTTGATGCATCAACTGTCCGAGCGCCCAGACGGCAGCCCCCCGCACCACCGGGTCTGCATCGCCAAGATGGGGCTTAACCCTGCCAACCAGATCCGCCCTGCCCGCATTGCCCGCCGCAATCAGCACGTTGCGCAAAAAGCGGTTGCGCCCGATGCGCTTGATCGGCGAGCCGGAGAAATGCTGCCGGAAGGCCGCATCGTCCAGCACCAGAAAATCGGCAATAGCGGGTGCCTTGAGATCGTCGCGGGCCTTCAGCTTTGCCTCGCTCGCCACTTCGGCAAACTTGTTCCACGGGCAGGCCGCAAGGCAGTCGTCGCAGCCATAGACACGATTGCCGATGGCGCGACGGAGCGCATGGGGCACAGGTCCCTTGTTCTCGATGGTGAGATAGGAAATGCAGCGTCGGGCATCGATCTGGTAAGGTCTGGGGAAGGCTCCCGTCGGGCAGGCCTGTTGACAGGCCACACAGGAGCCACAGTGATCACTTTCCGGCCCATCGGGGTCCAGATCCAGATTGGTAAAGATCGCGCCCAGAAACAGCCATGAGCCAAGCTCGCGGCTGACCAGATTGGTGTGCTTGCCCTGCCAGCCAAGCCCGGCGAGCTGGGCCAGCGGCTTTTCCATCACCGGCGCAGTATCAACGAAGACCTTGATCGCGCCATCCGGCTGGCCCTCGCGCAGGCGCGAGAGCAATTTAGCCGACAGCTGCTTGAGCCGCCCCTTGATCAGATCGTGATAATCGCGATGGCGAGCATAGACCGAGATGTTGGCCCGGTCCGGGCTTGCCAGCAACAGGCGCGGGTCCTCGTCGGGGCCATAGTTGAAGCCGAGCATGATGATCGACTTCACCTCATCCCAGAGGTTGGCCGGGTGGGCGCGCCGTTGCAGCGTCTCTTCCATCCAGTCCATGGAGCCGTGATAGCCCTCACCGACAAAGCGCCTGAGGGTTGCCTCCCGGTTCCGGGCATCTTCCGCACGACAGATCCGCATCCGGGCAAAGCCCAATGCTTCGGCCTCCCTTGCAAGGAAGGTCCTCAAAGTCGCCTGTCTATCCGGATTTGGCACGCTCATGCCCCATCATTGTCGGAGAAATGCCTAGAAGTCCAGATCCATGTAATGGCTCGACGGGGGAATGCCCTTGAGGCTGTCATTGAGAAGCGGACGGAAGGCCGGACGCGACTTGATGCGCTGATACCACTCCTTGACCATGGGTTCCTTTTCCCAGGGCACTTCCCCCAGATAATCGATGGAAGACAGCATCGCCCCTGCGGCAAGGTCGGCATAGGAGAAAGTCTCGCCAGCCAGCCATTTGCGCCGTTCGGTCAGATAGGCAATATAGTTGAGGTGAATCCGCAGGTTGGCCCGCGCTGCCCTGAGCAGGGTCGAATCAGGCGAACCGCCTCCTTCGCTGGGGCGGCGCATGCGCTTGTAGACCTTCTCCTCGATGAAGAATCCGGCGGTATCATCCACGGCCTTGACCAGGAACCAGTGCACCAGACGACGCACTTCGGCGCGCAGGTTGGGATGATCGGGCATCAAACGGCGAGCCCCGAGCGCATAACCGCGGGTCTCGTCCAGATATTCCGCAATCGTCATCGCACCACAGACCGGCGGCCCGTCATTTTCCCTCAGCACAGGCACTGTGCCCGCCGGATTGACCAGCAGGAAATCTTCCGTCCGTTCCCAGGGCAGAATTTCCTTCAATTCAGCCGTTGCCTTACATTCGGCCAAAATCAGGCGTGTAAAGCGAGAAGGAACCGACATCATGGTGTGATAGAGCAGCAGCATTGCCCGTGAGTTTCCTTTCGTCCTCATGCTTTGTCGAGCAGAAAACTGGCAAAAGTGTGGATGCCAGTTGATTCAAGTGTGAAATGATTATCAGCTAATTAATGGACGTGATTTATAAGCGCCCACTACAAGGCCAGCCCCCGTTCGGGGAGTAGAACGCGAACATAGTGGCAGAAATATTTTTCTGCCAGAAAAAGATTGGGATAAAAATGGATCTTGCCACATATTTCGAAGCCGTCATTTTAGGGCTGATTGAGGGCCTGACGGAATTTCTCCCCGTGTCCTCAACCGGTCATATATTGCTGGCCGGTCATTTCCTCGGCTTCCAGAACGATGGCAAGACCTTCGAGGTGCTGATCCAGCTCGGGGCCATTCTGGCGATCCTGACCGTTTATTTCCATCGCCTCCTGAAGATCGCCATTGATCTTCCCACCAGCCGCAAGGCACGGATGTTCGTCTTCGGCATCCTCCTGGCCTTTCTTCCGGCTGCCGTGCTCGGGGCAAGCCTTCATGGCTTCATCAAGCAAGTGCTGTTCGAAAGCCCACGGCTTATCTGTACCACGCTGATCATCGGCGGCGTGTTGCTCGCCTGGGTCGACCGGCTCGACCTCAAGCCGCGCTACACGGACATCATGGACTACCCGCTGTCGCTGTGCTTCAAGATTGGCCTGTTCCAGTGTCTGGCCCTCATTCCGGGCATGTCGCGATCCGGCTCAACGATTGCCGGTGCGCTGGTGATGGGAACCGACAAGCGATCAGCTGCGGAATTCTCTTTCTTTCTAGCCATGCCGACCATGGCGGGTGCCTTTGCCTATGACCTCTACAAGAACCGGGACATCATCAGCCTGGATGAAGCTGGCGTCATCGGCGTCGGCTTTGTGGCCGCCTTCATTGCCGCCGTCTTCGTCGTTCGGCAGTTGCTCGACTTTGTTTCCCGTCACGGATTCATGCCGTTCGCCATCTGGCGCATCGTCATCGGAGGGCTCGGCCTCGCCGGGCTCTATCTGGTGGGCTGACGCCCCTGCGACCAGGAAAAGAAGGACAGCGCCCGGCGCTGTCCGGATCTTGCAAGGATTGACTTGCCTTTGGGCAGATTTTCCTGTGTTACGGAAAATTTTCCTTCAAACGATCTGCTTTGCGTCCAACTAACGCGCACTTTTTCACAGACACGAATAAATCCGTATCACGATGTGATACTATTTCAGGTTGCCACGCCGCCATATTCATCAGCCCACCAATTTTTCTGCACCGCGATCAATTTCCTCGACGGTCTGGGGAAACGCGAGACTTTTCCGCTGTTTTTTCAAGATATTTCAGACTGTTGAATTCACTTGCCCAGCTCCTGCACCCCCATCCTCCGGGAAGGCATCCGATTGGCAAACACCGGAAAGCCGGCCTCCCGAAGTGCGGTTTCAAGCCCCGAATGCCTTATGATTTCCTTAACCGGATGATCCCAGCGTATGGGGTAGCGTTACCTAAAACTCTCCGTGCCCGCCGCTGTGGCTCTGGCACGAAACTTCTGTCGGGGAAATGGGATGAGACATCTTTTGCTGAACCGGTTGCTTGCGGCGATAGTTTCCATACCGGTATTGGCCATTCTGGGACTGGGCGGCTTCCTGTCCTATAAGTCCTTTCAAAACTACCAGCAAATGAAATATGCCACCGACCTCGTCGCGCTCGGCAACGCTGGCGGGCAGTTGTCCGATGGCCTGCCCAGCGAGGTGTTTTCCTCCCCGAGTGAACGTAGTAGCCGTCGCAATGAGACCGATCAGCTCTACGACAAGGTTCTCGCGCAGTTTGATGCTCTGGCATCCGATGATCCGGGTCTGATGGAAATCAGGGACGAGCTCAGAGGCATGCGGTCGAATGTGGCAGCCTTTCGTGCCGAGATCGACAAGGGCAATGATTCCCCCGTACTGGGTGTTAAATATCTTCAGCCCATTTCCGCCCTTGCCAACAAGCTGATGCGGCGCGGGGCATCCCTCATCCCCGACGCGGAATTGTCCGGCAAACTGCTTGCCTATTTCGCCAGCCAGCAAATCCGCGATAGCCACAACATGATCAGCAGTGTCGTGCCGCCAGTGTTCGAGGCCAAAACCGCCAATCTTGCCCAGATCGCCATCATCCTGCGCGGCCAGCTTCAGGAAAGCTATTTTGCACCGCTGTTCACTGACAATGGTCCGCCTGACGCTGTCGCTGCCTATTCGCGATACCTCGATAGCAATGATGGCAAGGCCTTCGCGAGTTTCTTTGATGGCATCTTCCAGCACCATGATCATCTGCCAGCCAGCCTCATCGAGCAGTGGACCAACACCGCAAAGGCCCATGACAGAATCACATTGCAGCTGACCGAGGAAGCCTTCATGGCCAGTCAGGCACTGGCAACCGCGAAGCTGGCAACGGCCTGGAAACAGGTGCTCATCTACAGCCTTGGTACGCTCGGCATTCTTCTGGCCGCCGTCAGTATCAGCGTCTTCGGCCTGCGTGCCCTGCAGCGCCTGATTGGTGACAGTGAAACCATACTGGCCAGACTGGCACAGGATCATCTGGAGATCGATATTCCCTATACCGGACGCAAGGATGCCATTGGCAAGATGGCAAGGTCATCAGAGCTGTTGCGAGCAGCGCTGATGAAACGGCGGGCGCTGGAAGCAGAAGCGCAGACACGCGAGGCCAACGCCCAGACTGAACGCCGGACGATGATGGCCCAGCTCGCCGACCAGTTCGAGCATTCCGTCGGCGGTATCGTCAATGAGGTTTCAAGTTCGGCCAGCCAGTTGCAGCAGACCGCTTCCGAGTTGCAGCGTTCGGCCGAACAGACCTCTGATCAAGCCGGATCGGTTGCCTCCTCCGCCGAGGAAGCCGGGGCCAATGTCTCCTATGTCGCCAGCGCGGCGGAAGAACTGGAAGCCTCCATCCGGGACATCAAGCGCCTGGTCGACAATTCCGCATCGCAAAGTCAGGAAGGGTCTGGCAAGGCCGAAACCACACGGGGCATCGTCAGTGAACTGCAGAAGGCTGCGCTTCACATCGGCGACATCGTCAATCTGATTTCGGGCATTGCAGAGCAGACCAACCTTCTGGCGTTGAATGCCACCATCGAGGCAGCACGAGCCGGGGAGGCAGGCAAGGGCTTTTCCGTCGTGGCGGCAGAGGTCAAGGAACTGGCCAACCAGACCAGCAAGGCGACCGAAGAGATCAGCCAGCAGATCAACCACATCCAGCTGACCACGGATCAGGCTGTGGGTGCCATCGGCAGCATCGCCGAAATCATAGGCGAGATCAGCAAATCCTCCGGAGCCATCGCCACCGCCGTGGAGGAACAGGGCCATGCCACAGGCGAGATCGCCCAGGCCGTGGTCAATGCGTCTTCCGGCACCAGCCATGTGTCCAACAGCATTCAGGAAGTGGCGCAAACGGCCAACAGCACCGGCAGCAGCGCCTCGCAGGTGCTTTCCGCCTCGCAGAATCTGACCAGTCAGGCACAGGACCTCAAGGAGCAGATGCAGAAGTTCCTCGAAACCGTGCGGGCGGCGTAAACAGGGGCGGCATGATCAGAGCATCCCCGCACTTGAACCTGCGGGGGCTCCTTTAAGTGACGTCTGATGTTATCCCCGCGGGAGGGTCATTTCCGACAATATCTGACTGAATTGCTCGACGCCAACTGCGCCGGGCACCAGATATTTGCGATCAATGATCACGGCGGGCACACTGTTGACGCCCTGCTGTCGCCAGAAAGCCATGTCTTCACGCACTTCCCTGTCGTAGCGCTGCTCGCTCAGGATGGCGCGGGCCTCGTCGGCGTCAAAGCCCAGATCGGCAACGATCCCGACCAGCACTTCGCGATTGCTGATGTCGAGCCCGTCGGCGAAATAGGCTTTCTGAAAGGCCTGTTTGACCTCCGTGTCGCGCCCTGAGAGCCCGGCCCAGTGGATGAGCTGATGGGCGTCATGGGTGTTGAACATGCGCATGTCGTCGGTGAAATGGAACCGGAAGCCAACCTCGGCACCAAGCTGCGTGATGTGGTCGCGGTTCTGCTTGCTCTGCGCCGGGGTGACGCCATATTTCTCGCGCAGATGCTCGCCCAGATTCTGCCCCTCCGGTGCCATGTTCGGATTGAGTTGGAAGGGCCGCCAGTGGATCTCGGCCTCAAGACCCAGCTGTTCCAGCGCCACGCGCAGCTGGTTGTACCCTATGGCGCACCACGGGCAGACCACATCCGAGACGATATCGATGTGAAGGGGTTGGGTCATGTCGGCTTCCTCTATAAGGGATAATCCTGAGCATATAGGAAGCCGACCCCGGCGATTAAAGCCCCAGCTTGCCTTCACGCAGGCGGAACAGGGTGACGCCGGTCGAGATGGCCAGGTTGAGGCTCTCGGCCCGGCCTGCCATCGGGATCTTGACCAGATGATCACAGGTCTCGGCAAAATCGTCCGGCAGGCCCGACTGTTCGTTGCCCATCATCACCAGAACCGGTTCCTTCGGCTTGACCGTGCGATAATCGACTGCGCCCTTGAGATGGGTGCCGACGATCTCGCCGGGCCAGCTCTTGCGCCAGCTCAGGAATTCCTCGCGGGTGGCCCGGTAGAGCGGCACATGGAAGATGGACCCCATGGTGGCGCGAACGGCTTCGAGGCTGAAGGGATCGGTGGTCTCGCCAATCAGCAACAGGGCACTGGCTCCGACGGCGTCGGTGGTGCGGATGATCGTCCCCAGATTGCCCGGATCCTTGACCCCTTCGAGCGCCACGGCCATGTCGGCACCAGAAGCAGCCATGTCCTTTGCAAGATCGGCGAGCGTTCCGATCCGCTGGCGGAAGACGCCGATGACATGCTGCGGGTTGTCGCGGTGGGTCAGCTTGGAGAGCACCTGTTCGGAGACCTCCAGAACGAGCCCGCCACGGGCATAGACCTTGGCGGCCACCTGCTGCACCAGCTCATGGCTCTTGATGTTCTTGGCATAGACCAGAATGTCCGCGTCCCATCCCGCTTCCAGCGCGAAGGCGACCAGTTGCAGCCCCTCGGCCATGAACTGGCCGGTTTCGGCGCGCACCTTGCGGCGCTCAAGGGACCGGATGTCCTTGATATGCTGGTTGGAGACGGCCGTGATTTCCTTGATCAGGCCCTTTTTCGTGGCGCGGCTTTCGGTTTCCATCATTGCTCCGCCTCCTCCTGTTTGGTGAGTGGTCGCCAGCGGGTGTAGAGCGAGGTATTGAGCTTGCGCTCGCCCTTTTCCTCCGACAGCATCAATTCACCTGATTCAACGATACCGCCCTCACCAGTCATCACCTCGATCATCAATTCATCGAAGGCAGCATAGGAGGCACGCATCGCGTAGCAGGTGAGCGTGAAGAACAGCGCCTCCTTCGAGAGGATCTGACGGCAGGCATCCAGCATTTCGGGCAGCATTTCGAACAGCTGCCAGACCTCACCCTTGGGGCCGCGGCCAAACTTGGG belongs to uncultured Cohaesibacter sp. and includes:
- a CDS encoding SDR family oxidoreductase → MKLFIFGYGYSARAIARELSSECDWIAATTRSESKADAMRVDDVEAILFDGKAPSDQLKATLAEATHVLVSIAPDADGDPVLNSLWAELTAMPSLRWIGYLSTVGVYGDHNGVWVDEETDCRPVSSRSVQRVAAEAAWQALAAEIDVPLGIYRLAGIYGPGRNQMIKLDAGTCRAINKPGQMFNRIHVDDIALAVSIAARRRHRGILNVVDDEPAAPQEVIYFCADLMGLPRPQEQSFKEAEMTPMARSFYGENKRCSNIRLHELIGGVLRYPTYREAFTHMWQTDSWQRRS
- the queG gene encoding tRNA epoxyqueuosine(34) reductase QueG, whose protein sequence is MPNPDRQATLRTFLAREAEALGFARMRICRAEDARNREATLRRFVGEGYHGSMDWMEETLQRRAHPANLWDEVKSIIMLGFNYGPDEDPRLLLASPDRANISVYARHRDYHDLIKGRLKQLSAKLLSRLREGQPDGAIKVFVDTAPVMEKPLAQLAGLGWQGKHTNLVSRELGSWLFLGAIFTNLDLDPDGPESDHCGSCVACQQACPTGAFPRPYQIDARRCISYLTIENKGPVPHALRRAIGNRVYGCDDCLAACPWNKFAEVASEAKLKARDDLKAPAIADFLVLDDAAFRQHFSGSPIKRIGRNRFLRNVLIAAGNAGRADLVGRVKPHLGDADPVVRGAAVWALGQLMHQQDFAQLAKDLGGPEQDPDVKEEWQLALKGMAQ
- a CDS encoding glutathione S-transferase family protein produces the protein MLLLYHTMMSVPSRFTRLILAECKATAELKEILPWERTEDFLLVNPAGTVPVLRENDGPPVCGAMTIAEYLDETRGYALGARRLMPDHPNLRAEVRRLVHWFLVKAVDDTAGFFIEEKVYKRMRRPSEGGGSPDSTLLRAARANLRIHLNYIAYLTERRKWLAGETFSYADLAAGAMLSSIDYLGEVPWEKEPMVKEWYQRIKSRPAFRPLLNDSLKGIPPSSHYMDLDF
- a CDS encoding undecaprenyl-diphosphate phosphatase, with translation MDLATYFEAVILGLIEGLTEFLPVSSTGHILLAGHFLGFQNDGKTFEVLIQLGAILAILTVYFHRLLKIAIDLPTSRKARMFVFGILLAFLPAAVLGASLHGFIKQVLFESPRLICTTLIIGGVLLAWVDRLDLKPRYTDIMDYPLSLCFKIGLFQCLALIPGMSRSGSTIAGALVMGTDKRSAAEFSFFLAMPTMAGAFAYDLYKNRDIISLDEAGVIGVGFVAAFIAAVFVVRQLLDFVSRHGFMPFAIWRIVIGGLGLAGLYLVG
- a CDS encoding methyl-accepting chemotaxis protein, with product MRHLLLNRLLAAIVSIPVLAILGLGGFLSYKSFQNYQQMKYATDLVALGNAGGQLSDGLPSEVFSSPSERSSRRNETDQLYDKVLAQFDALASDDPGLMEIRDELRGMRSNVAAFRAEIDKGNDSPVLGVKYLQPISALANKLMRRGASLIPDAELSGKLLAYFASQQIRDSHNMISSVVPPVFEAKTANLAQIAIILRGQLQESYFAPLFTDNGPPDAVAAYSRYLDSNDGKAFASFFDGIFQHHDHLPASLIEQWTNTAKAHDRITLQLTEEAFMASQALATAKLATAWKQVLIYSLGTLGILLAAVSISVFGLRALQRLIGDSETILARLAQDHLEIDIPYTGRKDAIGKMARSSELLRAALMKRRALEAEAQTREANAQTERRTMMAQLADQFEHSVGGIVNEVSSSASQLQQTASELQRSAEQTSDQAGSVASSAEEAGANVSYVASAAEELEASIRDIKRLVDNSASQSQEGSGKAETTRGIVSELQKAALHIGDIVNLISGIAEQTNLLALNATIEAARAGEAGKGFSVVAAEVKELANQTSKATEEISQQINHIQLTTDQAVGAIGSIAEIIGEISKSSGAIATAVEEQGHATGEIAQAVVNASSGTSHVSNSIQEVAQTANSTGSSASQVLSASQNLTSQAQDLKEQMQKFLETVRAA
- a CDS encoding DsbA family oxidoreductase, with translation MTQPLHIDIVSDVVCPWCAIGYNQLRVALEQLGLEAEIHWRPFQLNPNMAPEGQNLGEHLREKYGVTPAQSKQNRDHITQLGAEVGFRFHFTDDMRMFNTHDAHQLIHWAGLSGRDTEVKQAFQKAYFADGLDISNREVLVGIVADLGFDADEARAILSEQRYDREVREDMAFWRQQGVNSVPAVIIDRKYLVPGAVGVEQFSQILSEMTLPRG
- a CDS encoding RNA methyltransferase; the encoded protein is MMETESRATKKGLIKEITAVSNQHIKDIRSLERRKVRAETGQFMAEGLQLVAFALEAGWDADILVYAKNIKSHELVQQVAAKVYARGGLVLEVSEQVLSKLTHRDNPQHVIGVFRQRIGTLADLAKDMAASGADMAVALEGVKDPGNLGTIIRTTDAVGASALLLIGETTDPFSLEAVRATMGSIFHVPLYRATREEFLSWRKSWPGEIVGTHLKGAVDYRTVKPKEPVLVMMGNEQSGLPDDFAETCDHLVKIPMAGRAESLNLAISTGVTLFRLREGKLGL